The following proteins come from a genomic window of Galactobacillus timonensis:
- a CDS encoding enoyl-CoA hydratase-related protein — translation MSFVTYQADGAIGTILLNRPEALNALNSKVLDELNAVLDQVDQNVIRCLILSGSGEKAFAAGADIGEMYHLNEEEGKAFSKKGNDLFRRIETFPLPVIAAVNGYALGGGCELAMACDIRIASENAVFGQPETGLGITPGFGGTQRLARLIPAGYAKQMIYTARNIKAEEALRIGLVNKVVPISDLMNEANKIASQIAANAPIAVRNAKADINEGLELAMDLAMTVEEKRFGACFNTNDQKEGMGAFLEKRKEKTFKNN, via the coding sequence ATGTCATTCGTCACATATCAGGCAGACGGTGCGATCGGAACGATTCTTCTGAACCGTCCCGAGGCACTCAACGCCCTGAATTCCAAGGTACTTGATGAACTCAATGCAGTACTCGACCAGGTGGATCAGAATGTGATCCGCTGCCTCATCCTCAGCGGAAGCGGCGAGAAGGCATTCGCTGCCGGCGCCGATATCGGTGAGATGTATCACCTGAATGAAGAAGAAGGAAAAGCCTTCTCGAAGAAAGGCAATGATCTCTTCCGCCGCATCGAGACATTCCCTCTTCCTGTCATCGCCGCTGTCAACGGCTATGCGCTGGGCGGAGGATGTGAGCTGGCCATGGCCTGCGACATTCGGATCGCTTCCGAAAATGCTGTCTTCGGTCAGCCGGAGACAGGCCTGGGAATTACACCCGGCTTTGGCGGAACCCAGCGTCTGGCGCGCCTGATTCCGGCCGGCTATGCCAAGCAGATGATCTACACCGCCCGCAATATCAAGGCGGAAGAAGCGCTGCGGATCGGTCTTGTAAACAAAGTCGTACCCATCAGTGATCTGATGAACGAGGCAAACAAGATAGCTTCCCAGATTGCTGCCAACGCACCGATCGCCGTCAGAAATGCAAAGGCCGATATCAATGAAGGCCTGGAGCTTGCAATGGATCTGGCCATGACCGTTGAAGAGAAGCGCTTCGGTGCCTGCTTCAACACCAATGATCAGAAGGAAGGCATGGGCGCATTCCTTGAGAAGCGTAAGGAAAAGACATTCAAGAATAACTGA
- a CDS encoding 3-hydroxyacyl-CoA dehydrogenase family protein — protein MKVAVVGAGTMGRGIAQAFAQCKDVEKVYLCDVEIEYAEAGLHRIVSSLSNRVAKGKMKQEEAGSILSKIQTGKDEIAEDPDLVIEAVLEDMDLKKKLFKHMQNEVVKNPDCIYATNTSSLSITEIGAGLKKPVVGMHFFNPAPVMKLVEVIAGLNTPEESVEKIIEIAKMLGKTPVQVEESAGFVVNRILIPMINEGIQVYSEGIADINGIDTAMKLGCNHPMGPLELADYIGLDIVLAIMNVLYTETGDSKYRPAQLLKKMVRANHLGVKTGIGFYNYADGKKVPVDAKKTEENA, from the coding sequence ATGAAAGTAGCAGTTGTCGGAGCCGGAACGATGGGCCGTGGCATTGCCCAGGCATTCGCTCAGTGCAAGGATGTTGAAAAGGTTTATCTCTGTGATGTGGAAATTGAATATGCCGAAGCCGGTCTGCACCGGATCGTCAGCTCCCTGTCAAACCGTGTTGCCAAGGGCAAGATGAAGCAGGAAGAAGCCGGCAGTATTCTCTCGAAGATCCAGACAGGCAAAGATGAAATTGCCGAAGATCCGGACCTTGTCATCGAAGCCGTTCTTGAAGACATGGATCTGAAGAAGAAGCTGTTCAAGCACATGCAGAACGAAGTTGTCAAGAATCCGGACTGCATCTACGCAACCAACACTTCTTCCCTCTCCATTACGGAAATCGGCGCCGGTCTCAAGAAGCCGGTCGTCGGCATGCATTTCTTCAACCCGGCACCTGTCATGAAGCTGGTCGAAGTCATCGCCGGCCTCAACACTCCGGAAGAGAGCGTTGAAAAAATCATCGAAATTGCCAAGATGCTCGGCAAGACACCGGTACAGGTTGAGGAAAGTGCCGGCTTCGTCGTCAACCGGATCCTGATTCCGATGATCAACGAAGGCATTCAGGTTTATTCCGAAGGCATCGCTGACATCAACGGCATCGATACAGCCATGAAGCTCGGGTGCAACCATCCGATGGGACCACTGGAGCTGGCCGACTATATCGGTCTCGATATTGTGCTCGCCATCATGAACGTGCTGTATACGGAAACCGGAGATTCGAAGTACCGTCCGGCTCAGCTGCTGAAGAAGATGGTCCGTGCAAATCATCTTGGTGTCAAGACAGGCATCGGCTTCTACAACTATGCCGATGGCAAGAAAGTACCCGTCGACGCAAAGAAGACGGAAGAAAACGCATAA
- a CDS encoding acyl-CoA dehydrogenase, translating into MDFQLDQKHEMARRLFQEFAENEVKPNAIEVDEDERFPRENIEKMAKYGFLGIPFDRKYGGQGCDPLTYVMCVEELAKVCGTTAVALSAHTSLCADPIAQFGTEEQKQKYLIPLAKGEKLGAFGLTEPGAGTDAQGVQTRAVLDGDSWVLNGSKCFITNGKEADIYIIIAYTDVVADAKGRKKKLFSAFIVEKGTPGFTFGTKEKKMGIRGSATYELIFQNCRIPKENLLGVQGKGFPLAMHTLDGGRIGIAAQALGLAEGAFDRTLAYVKTRKQFGRPLSMFQNTQFVLADLATEIEASKLLVYRAAEAKATKDRFSEEAAMAKLSAARTAMDVTTRCVQLMGGYGYIRDYEVERMMRDAKITEIYEGTSEVQEMVISGALLK; encoded by the coding sequence ATGGATTTTCAGCTGGATCAGAAACATGAAATGGCGCGCAGACTGTTTCAGGAGTTTGCCGAAAATGAAGTAAAACCGAACGCAATCGAAGTCGATGAAGATGAACGCTTCCCGCGCGAAAACATCGAAAAGATGGCAAAGTACGGATTCCTCGGCATCCCGTTTGACCGCAAATACGGCGGCCAGGGATGCGATCCCCTCACCTATGTGATGTGCGTCGAAGAGCTTGCCAAGGTATGCGGCACAACCGCTGTTGCCCTGTCGGCTCATACGTCGCTGTGCGCAGACCCGATTGCCCAGTTCGGCACCGAGGAGCAGAAACAGAAGTATCTCATCCCTCTTGCCAAAGGTGAGAAGCTCGGCGCCTTCGGTCTGACGGAGCCGGGTGCCGGAACGGATGCACAGGGTGTTCAGACGCGTGCCGTCCTCGATGGTGACAGCTGGGTGCTGAACGGCTCCAAGTGCTTCATCACCAACGGCAAGGAAGCAGACATCTACATCATCATCGCCTACACCGATGTCGTGGCGGATGCCAAGGGAAGAAAGAAGAAGCTGTTCTCTGCCTTCATCGTTGAAAAGGGAACACCAGGCTTCACCTTCGGCACCAAGGAGAAGAAGATGGGTATCCGCGGTTCTGCAACCTATGAGCTGATTTTCCAGAACTGCCGCATTCCGAAGGAGAATCTGCTCGGTGTACAGGGCAAGGGTTTCCCGCTGGCCATGCATACGCTGGATGGTGGCCGCATCGGTATCGCTGCCCAGGCACTGGGTCTTGCGGAAGGCGCCTTCGATCGTACCCTTGCCTATGTCAAGACAAGAAAGCAGTTCGGAAGACCCCTTTCCATGTTCCAGAATACGCAGTTTGTTCTGGCAGATCTTGCGACGGAGATCGAAGCTTCCAAGCTGCTGGTGTATCGCGCCGCTGAAGCCAAGGCGACCAAGGACCGCTTCTCGGAAGAAGCTGCCATGGCCAAGCTTTCCGCAGCCCGTACCGCAATGGATGTAACAACCCGCTGCGTACAGCTGATGGGCGGCTACGGATATATCCGTGACTATGAAGTGGAACGGATGATGCGTGATGCCAAGATTACCGAGATCTATGAAGGTACATCGGAAGTTCAGGAAATGGTTATTTCCGGAGCACTTCTGAAGTGA
- a CDS encoding electron transfer flavoprotein subunit beta/FixA family protein: protein MKIVVCVKQVPDTMGGVKFKPDGTLDRQAMLSIMNPDDKSALEAALRIKDKDPDNVTVTALTMGLPKAEAVLREAMAMGADAGLLITDRVLGGADTWATSSTIAGALKKMEYDLVITGRQAIDGDTAQVGPEIAEHLGLPCISYASEISVEGNTVTAKRQFDDRYHIERAQLPALVTVLGETVTPRYMTPGGIFKAFDTQVTVWGRKDLDVDDSNIGLKGSPTMITKASDKVAKGKGVKLTPETAEEAADDIASLLLEKHIL from the coding sequence ATGAAGATCGTAGTTTGCGTAAAGCAGGTTCCGGATACGATGGGCGGCGTCAAGTTCAAGCCGGACGGAACCCTGGATCGGCAGGCAATGCTGTCGATCATGAACCCGGATGATAAGTCTGCCCTCGAGGCGGCGCTTCGAATCAAGGACAAGGATCCGGACAATGTTACGGTCACGGCATTGACCATGGGTCTTCCGAAGGCAGAGGCTGTTCTGCGGGAAGCGATGGCAATGGGCGCCGATGCAGGTTTGCTGATTACGGACCGTGTGCTTGGCGGTGCAGATACATGGGCAACATCATCGACAATCGCCGGCGCTCTGAAGAAGATGGAGTATGATCTTGTCATTACAGGCCGTCAGGCAATTGACGGCGATACGGCACAGGTTGGTCCGGAAATTGCGGAGCACCTTGGTCTGCCGTGCATCTCCTATGCTTCGGAAATCAGTGTTGAAGGAAACACGGTAACGGCAAAGCGTCAGTTCGATGACCGCTATCATATCGAGCGTGCTCAGCTTCCTGCGCTGGTTACAGTGCTTGGTGAAACCGTGACGCCGCGGTATATGACGCCGGGCGGAATCTTCAAGGCATTCGATACGCAGGTGACGGTATGGGGCCGCAAGGATCTTGATGTGGATGATTCCAACATCGGTCTCAAGGGTTCGCCGACCATGATCACCAAGGCAAGCGACAAGGTTGCCAAGGGCAAGGGTGTCAAGCTGACACCGGAAACGGCAGAAGAGGCAGCCGACGATATTGCGTCACTGCTTCTGGAGAAGCACATTCTGTAA
- a CDS encoding electron transfer flavoprotein subunit alpha/FixB family protein: MDLSEYKGVFIYAQETDGKISPIALELLGKARELADQLEDKRVTAVLLGSNVAGLTKELAEYGADRVIVVDDPALTEYTNEPYAHALTSVIETYKPEIFLIGATAIGRDLGPRVAARVHTGLTADCTALDIGDYPLTPLPGHEAEQKHGQLLMTRPAFGGNTIATIACPNFRPQMATVRPGVMKKLAPKEGAQAEIVNYNPGFEKNHCWVEILKVVKEVSKAADIQDAKILVSGGRGVGSKENFKILEDLADALHGTVACSRAAVDAGWMPKELQVGQTGKTVRPKVYFAIGISGAIQHVAGMEESDLIIAINNDPNAPIFDVADYGIVGDLNHVVPLLTKKIKETLAEKAAA, encoded by the coding sequence ATGGATTTATCAGAATATAAAGGCGTATTCATCTACGCACAGGAAACAGATGGAAAAATCTCTCCGATTGCGCTGGAACTGCTTGGCAAGGCAAGAGAACTTGCGGATCAACTGGAAGACAAAAGGGTTACGGCAGTGCTGCTGGGATCCAATGTTGCAGGGCTGACGAAAGAACTGGCAGAGTATGGTGCGGACCGCGTCATCGTCGTCGATGATCCGGCTCTGACGGAATATACGAATGAGCCGTATGCGCATGCTCTGACATCGGTCATTGAGACCTATAAGCCGGAGATCTTCCTCATCGGCGCAACGGCGATCGGAAGAGATCTTGGTCCCCGTGTTGCGGCCCGTGTCCATACGGGTCTGACGGCTGACTGCACGGCTCTGGATATCGGCGATTATCCGCTGACTCCGCTGCCTGGACATGAAGCGGAACAGAAACACGGTCAGCTGCTGATGACGCGTCCTGCCTTCGGCGGCAACACTATCGCTACCATCGCGTGCCCGAACTTCCGTCCGCAGATGGCAACGGTCCGTCCGGGTGTCATGAAGAAACTGGCACCGAAGGAAGGTGCACAGGCGGAAATTGTCAACTACAATCCGGGCTTTGAGAAGAACCACTGCTGGGTTGAGATTCTGAAGGTCGTCAAGGAAGTATCCAAGGCGGCAGACATTCAGGATGCTAAGATTCTTGTATCGGGCGGCCGCGGCGTCGGCTCCAAAGAGAACTTCAAGATTCTCGAAGATCTGGCGGATGCGCTTCATGGTACGGTTGCCTGCTCGCGTGCTGCCGTTGATGCGGGCTGGATGCCGAAGGAACTTCAGGTCGGCCAGACGGGCAAGACGGTTCGTCCGAAGGTGTACTTTGCGATCGGCATTTCCGGTGCCATCCAGCATGTGGCCGGCATGGAAGAGTCGGATCTGATCATCGCCATCAACAACGATCCGAATGCGCCGATCTTTGATGTGGCGGACTACGGCATCGTCGGTGACCTGAATCACGTTGTTCCGCTGCTGACGAAGAAGATCAAAGAGACACTGGCAGAGAAAGCTGCCGCTTAA
- the buk gene encoding butyrate kinase, with translation MSEKVYRIFVINPGSTSTKLSLFENEKNVFECNVFHDSTVLRSLGDINNQLSYRMEVIEQFLKEHNIDLTGLDAVVGRGGPCYPLESGTYEINQQMIDDTRNHVAGLYHASMLGVQMANEIHKKYGARMFTVDPTVVDEYCDLARITGVKDVYRRPASHVLNTKEAGRRYAASIGKKYEDLNLIICHIDGGITISAHAHGKMIDGNNGGGGEGPFTPTRMGSMPITLMLSDMPDVTRDQLKVLCSAGGGFSSWFNTSDSDKIHAKVDAGDPKTTRIWKAMVYQICKWIGAMATVLKGHVDGIVLTGGLMRFNDITEQIKDSCSWIAPIAVYPGEFEQEALAYNALKVLRGELVPKHYTGKPVWTGFHDEETK, from the coding sequence ATGAGTGAGAAGGTCTATCGTATATTCGTAATCAATCCGGGATCGACTTCCACGAAGCTGTCGCTGTTTGAGAACGAAAAGAATGTATTTGAGTGCAATGTGTTCCATGATTCGACGGTTCTGCGGTCGCTGGGCGATATCAACAATCAGCTCAGCTACCGTATGGAGGTCATCGAGCAGTTTCTCAAGGAACATAACATCGATCTGACGGGTCTCGATGCCGTCGTCGGTAGAGGCGGCCCCTGCTATCCGCTGGAAAGCGGCACCTATGAAATCAACCAGCAGATGATTGATGATACGCGCAATCACGTGGCAGGCCTCTACCATGCATCGATGCTTGGCGTACAGATGGCCAACGAGATTCACAAGAAGTACGGTGCCCGCATGTTCACGGTGGATCCGACGGTCGTCGATGAGTATTGCGATCTGGCGCGGATCACGGGGGTCAAGGATGTCTATCGCCGGCCGGCTTCCCATGTACTGAACACCAAGGAAGCAGGAAGACGCTATGCAGCTTCGATCGGGAAGAAGTATGAGGATCTGAATCTGATCATCTGCCATATCGATGGCGGTATCACGATCTCTGCCCATGCGCATGGCAAAATGATCGACGGCAATAACGGCGGCGGCGGTGAAGGTCCGTTCACTCCGACACGGATGGGTTCGATGCCGATCACACTGATGCTGTCGGATATGCCGGATGTGACCCGCGATCAGCTGAAGGTGCTGTGCAGTGCGGGCGGCGGCTTCTCGAGCTGGTTCAACACTTCGGATTCGGACAAGATCCATGCCAAGGTTGATGCCGGAGATCCTAAGACTACCCGGATCTGGAAGGCAATGGTGTATCAGATCTGCAAGTGGATCGGTGCAATGGCAACCGTTCTTAAGGGACATGTGGATGGCATTGTGCTGACGGGCGGTCTGATGCGCTTCAATGACATTACGGAACAGATCAAGGATTCCTGCAGCTGGATTGCGCCGATTGCGGTGTATCCGGGTGAATTTGAGCAGGAGGCTCTGGCCTACAACGCTCTGAAGGTGCTGCGTGGGGAACTGGTTCCGAAGCACTATACGGGCAAGCCGGTCTGGACCGGTTTCCATGACGAGGAAACAAAATGA
- a CDS encoding phosphate acyltransferase — MSRSFEELMNRLSSCEKKVLSVACAQDEPVLEAVKEAHERGIVDAILVGREDEIKTIGTRIGMNLADYRIIDVQDPAEAAHTAVSLVHDGKADMYMKGILPTKVFLKSVLDKEVGLRKNKVLSHVAVFEIPGIDHLLFLSDVAFIPYPSLEDKKEMIRYCVEIANACGVDMPKVAPLAAVEVVNPKMPVTVEAQQLHEANVAGEITGCVVDGPLSLDIALYEQAAIEKGAQDRPCAGKSDILIFPDIHAGNITYKAIQHMVPGVKAGCILTGTAAPVILTSRSDTKEVKVNSICLAAILSEHQKNR, encoded by the coding sequence ATGAGCCGCAGCTTTGAAGAACTGATGAACCGCCTTTCTTCCTGTGAGAAGAAGGTGCTGTCCGTTGCCTGTGCGCAGGATGAGCCTGTGCTTGAGGCGGTGAAGGAAGCGCATGAAAGAGGCATCGTCGATGCCATTCTTGTGGGCAGGGAAGACGAGATCAAAACCATCGGAACCAGAATCGGAATGAACCTTGCCGATTACCGGATCATCGATGTGCAGGACCCGGCAGAAGCTGCCCATACAGCTGTTTCTCTTGTGCATGACGGCAAGGCTGACATGTACATGAAAGGCATTCTTCCGACGAAGGTTTTTCTGAAGAGTGTTCTCGACAAGGAAGTCGGTCTTCGCAAAAACAAGGTACTGTCGCATGTGGCGGTGTTCGAGATTCCGGGCATTGACCATCTGCTGTTTCTGTCCGATGTGGCATTCATTCCCTATCCGTCTCTGGAAGACAAGAAGGAAATGATCCGCTATTGTGTCGAGATCGCCAATGCCTGCGGCGTAGATATGCCGAAGGTTGCGCCGCTGGCCGCGGTGGAAGTGGTCAATCCGAAGATGCCGGTGACGGTTGAGGCTCAGCAGCTTCATGAAGCAAATGTCGCGGGTGAAATTACGGGCTGCGTCGTGGATGGTCCCCTTTCGCTTGACATTGCCCTCTATGAGCAGGCGGCCATCGAAAAAGGTGCACAGGACAGGCCCTGTGCAGGCAAAAGCGATATTCTGATCTTCCCGGATATTCATGCCGGAAACATCACCTACAAGGCGATCCAGCATATGGTTCCGGGTGTCAAGGCCGGCTGTATCCTGACAGGTACAGCGGCGCCGGTCATTCTGACGTCGCGTTCCGATACCAAGGAAGTCAAGGTCAACTCGATCTGCCTTGCGGCGATTCTCTCCGAGCATCAGAAGAACCGTTAA
- the tnpA gene encoding IS200/IS605 family transposase, translated as MPNTANKYDSLAHTKYYCVYHVVFTPKYRRKVIYNQLRSDIRDIIKRLCKYKGVEILEGHLMPDHVHLLLSIPPKYSVSQIMGYIKGKSSLEIFDKHANLKYKYGNRHFWAEGYYVSTVGINESTIRKYIREQESADIAKDKLSVKEYEDPFGEDKENRKPNPNRKTTAKP; from the coding sequence GTGCCAAATACGGCTAACAAATATGATTCATTAGCTCACACGAAATATTACTGCGTATATCATGTCGTGTTCACTCCGAAGTATAGAAGAAAAGTAATTTACAATCAACTGCGCTCAGATATCCGGGATATCATAAAACGGCTGTGTAAATACAAAGGAGTGGAGATTCTGGAAGGGCATCTGATGCCCGACCACGTACATCTTCTTTTGAGCATCCCTCCAAAGTACTCGGTATCACAGATCATGGGATACATCAAAGGAAAGTCCTCGCTTGAAATTTTTGATAAGCATGCAAACCTGAAATACAAATATGGGAACAGACATTTTTGGGCAGAAGGATACTATGTGAGCACAGTGGGGATCAATGAATCCACAATACGCAAATATATCCGTGAACAGGAAAGTGCAGATATCGCAAAAGATAAGTTAAGCGTAAAGGAATATGAAGATCCGTTCGGAGAGGATAAAGAAAACAGAAAGCCGAATCCGAATCGGAAGACAACAGCGAAGCCATGA
- a CDS encoding class Ib ribonucleoside-diphosphate reductase assembly flavoprotein NrdI — MKLVYASRTGNVEKLVSRLGTDNVLKITTGDETVAEPVFLITYTDGAGVLPGVVASFVEKNKPYIKAAAVSGNKERHPDTFVGAAKVLSDSYGIPVDITFNKDGDDDTVAAVKKALAD, encoded by the coding sequence ATGAAACTTGTATATGCATCCCGGACAGGGAATGTTGAGAAGCTTGTAAGCCGTCTTGGAACGGATAACGTATTGAAGATCACAACAGGAGATGAGACCGTAGCGGAGCCTGTATTCCTGATTACCTACACTGACGGGGCGGGCGTACTGCCGGGGGTTGTCGCTTCATTTGTCGAGAAGAACAAGCCGTATATCAAGGCGGCTGCTGTCTCCGGCAATAAGGAGCGTCATCCGGATACCTTCGTCGGCGCGGCCAAGGTTCTGAGCGACAGCTACGGCATTCCGGTGGATATCACCTTCAACAAGGATGGTGATGATGATACCGTTGCCGCAGTCAAGAAGGCACTCGCTGACTGA
- a CDS encoding ECF transporter S component, translating to MNFKIQTLTLSAMFLALGQVLPFLVLQIPTIGATLLPMHWPIFLAAYTCGPEAAALIGFLCPLLRSVLFGMPAMYPNAISMAFELAAYGAVTGLLYSRAKKKDLKAIYVSLLCGMLAGRIVWGIAETLLLSTGENHFTFQAFLSGGFINALPGIILQLILLPLLVNRLRKAGHFH from the coding sequence ATGAACTTTAAAATTCAGACGTTGACATTATCGGCAATGTTTCTTGCGCTTGGCCAGGTTCTTCCCTTCCTTGTACTGCAGATTCCGACCATCGGTGCGACACTTCTGCCGATGCACTGGCCGATCTTTCTGGCGGCATATACCTGCGGGCCAGAAGCTGCTGCCCTGATCGGTTTCCTGTGTCCGCTGCTGCGCAGTGTCCTCTTCGGCATGCCTGCAATGTATCCAAATGCGATTTCGATGGCTTTCGAGCTTGCCGCATACGGTGCCGTTACGGGACTGCTCTACAGCCGGGCGAAAAAGAAAGATCTCAAGGCAATCTATGTTTCCCTTCTCTGCGGCATGCTGGCGGGGCGGATTGTATGGGGAATTGCTGAGACACTGCTGCTCAGCACAGGAGAGAATCACTTTACCTTTCAGGCGTTTCTTTCCGGGGGATTCATCAACGCTCTGCCCGGTATCATTCTGCAGCTGATTCTTCTTCCATTGCTGGTGAATCGTCTGCGAAAAGCCGGCCATTTTCACTAA
- a CDS encoding group II intron maturase-specific domain-containing protein: protein MGRRADGHYHIYAHMKSKKKCKEKLKIMTNKKRPGKFSDICREIKRSITGWINYYGVAELGSWLKEMDQWLRTRMRMIIWKHWKKPRTKYRKLIELGIPKQYAFMAANTRKGTCRAVQLTTVKRALSNRKLEEWGCPSASRYFESVHPKYSAVQLQLVF from the coding sequence ATGGGTAGAAGAGCGGATGGGCATTATCACATCTATGCGCACATGAAATCCAAGAAGAAATGCAAAGAGAAGCTCAAAATCATGACGAACAAGAAACGTCCGGGAAAGTTTTCCGATATTTGTCGGGAGATTAAGCGGAGCATCACCGGATGGATCAACTACTACGGCGTGGCGGAGCTGGGAAGCTGGCTGAAAGAAATGGACCAGTGGCTTCGCACAAGGATGAGAATGATTATATGGAAGCATTGGAAGAAGCCGAGAACGAAATACAGGAAGCTCATAGAACTTGGCATTCCGAAGCAGTACGCATTCATGGCGGCAAACACCCGAAAAGGTACATGCAGGGCAGTGCAGTTAACGACTGTCAAGCGCGCGCTGTCAAATAGAAAACTCGAAGAATGGGGATGCCCATCTGCATCCAGATACTTCGAGTCTGTTCATCCTAAATATTCTGCAGTTCAACTGCAACTTGTGTTCTAA
- a CDS encoding reverse transcriptase domain-containing protein: MKTENQNMGCPQRNSTECEKHAEASSICHSEDEERERSCRAEHLMEEISSIPNMKEAMKRVRRNGGAAGVDGMKIPEAMEWLETHFAEVQAQMMGGYYHPTAVRRREIPKPDGGVRKLGIPTVKDRVVQQAIAQVLAPLYEPQFAENSFGYRPGRSGQQAIMKVKEYAEEGYCWAVVLDLSKYFDTLNHDRLIRELRKTIRDEAVMKLIKQFLKAGVMENGVVVETDQGSPQGGLCRAPHNPPYVEYGVMLS; the protein is encoded by the coding sequence ATGAAAACAGAAAACCAGAATATGGGCTGTCCACAGAGGAATAGCACGGAATGCGAAAAGCATGCGGAAGCGTCGAGCATCTGCCATTCGGAAGACGAGGAAAGGGAGCGCAGTTGCAGGGCCGAGCACCTCATGGAAGAGATCAGTTCAATCCCGAACATGAAGGAAGCCATGAAGCGTGTGAGGAGGAACGGAGGAGCAGCCGGAGTCGATGGGATGAAAATCCCGGAGGCAATGGAATGGCTGGAGACACATTTCGCCGAGGTTCAGGCACAGATGATGGGTGGCTACTATCACCCTACAGCCGTAAGACGCAGGGAAATACCGAAACCGGATGGAGGAGTGAGAAAACTGGGGATTCCAACGGTTAAGGATCGTGTTGTACAGCAGGCCATAGCTCAGGTGCTGGCGCCTCTTTATGAGCCACAATTCGCGGAAAACAGCTTTGGCTATCGACCGGGAAGAAGTGGACAGCAGGCCATTATGAAGGTAAAAGAATATGCGGAGGAAGGGTATTGCTGGGCAGTTGTTCTGGATTTGTCCAAGTATTTCGATACCCTGAACCATGATCGTCTGATCAGGGAACTGAGAAAGACAATTAGGGACGAAGCGGTAATGAAGCTGATTAAGCAGTTTCTGAAAGCCGGAGTGATGGAAAACGGAGTAGTCGTCGAAACAGACCAGGGTAGTCCTCAGGGCGGGTTATGCCGAGCTCCGCATAACCCGCCTTATGTGGAGTATGGCGTTATGCTGAGTTAA